GGCGCTCCGGGGTGGCCTGGCCGAGCAGGCCGCCTTCAGCGCCACCCGGCGTACGGCACGGAGCGACGATGGCCGCTCGTCTCATCGTTCGCATGGTCCTCCTCGGGTCGAGCAGAACCCGAACGAGGCGAAGGTGGAACGCTGGCGCAGCCGAATCGACCGCGCCCGATCCGACGCCCGCCCGGTACCGAAAACGGCCGGATTCCGCCCCGTCCAACGCAACCGCGACGACACGACGCACCTCCTCTTAGCCACTCGAACCGACTCCTGCACAGCAGCCGCATCGATTCGGCAGCCAACAGAACGGAGCCCTGCCAGTGCCGACAAAAACCGGATGTTCACCCGGTTATCGGTCTGTTAATCGTACATCAATGCACTCAACCCGCAAGAACTACGTCATGAACCTTGTCGACGCCGCACAACACCAGCCGTCCAACGGTCGGCGCTCGGCCGGATCGCATACCCCGGCGAACGATCGCGCGCCGGGGCGTAGGGTGCGGTACGCCACATATCGATGCCGGAGGAGATCATGGTCACACCCGATAGGTCCGGCCGAAGCAGTCGCGTACTGGTCGACCGGCGCCGCACGACGGTCACCGCAGCATGACGGCCACATCGAACCGCGAAGGCGCGACCGGAATCTTCGGGCCGACCCGAGCGCGGATCGCCGAGCGCACGCTGCGAACCGACAATTGGTGGCTGTCGCCGCTGACCACCGGACTGATCCTGCTGTTCTTCATCGCCTACGCGACGGTTCGGATCTTCATGAACAGGTGGTACTGGGCGCCCGAGTACCACTATCTGACGCCGATCTACTCACCGTGCGTAAGCGCGTCGTGCGAGCCCGGATCCAGCCACTTCGGCACGTTCCTGCCCGAGATGCCGGTGTTCATCCCGATCTCGCTGATCACCTTCGTGGTCCTGGCCGGTTTCCGCGGCACCTGCTACTACTACCGCAAGGCGGGCTGGCGCTCGCTCTACCTCGCCCCGGCGGCCTGTGCGGTACCCGAGCCGCACAAGAAGTACACCGGCGAGAGCAAGTTGCCGCTGACCGGCCTGAACCTGCATCGCTACTTCTTCTACGGCGCCGTGTTGTTCGGCCTGATCAACATCTACGACGCGGTCCGGTCGTTCCACGGCGTCGACGGACAAGCCTTCGGTTTCGGTCTGGGCACCGTGATCATCTGGATCAACGTCGTCTGCCTGTGGCTCTACACCCTGTCGTGCCACGCGTGCCGACACGTCGTCGGTGGCCGGCTCAAGCATTTCTCCAAGCACCCGCTGCGGTACCGGTACTGGACGTTCGTCTCCAAGCTGAACACCCGGCACGGCCAGTTCGCGATGATCTCGCTGTTCACGGTGATCGCTACCGACGCCTACATCATGGCGCTGTCCGCCGGCTGGTTCGGCGACCTGCGCTTCGTCAACTGATCGGTCGTTGCACCTAGCCCGGAAATCGCCCCATCCTGCAGAACACACCCGCCCAGAAACCCCGAGGACCAGCGGCAACATGACCGAAGTGGATCGACATTCCTACGGCGCGCAACCTTACGACGTCCATCCCTACGACGTCGTCGTCATCGGCGCCGGCGGTGCCGGCCTGCGCGCCGTGATCGAGGCCCGGGAGCGTGGACTGTCCGTGGCAGTGGTGTGCAAGTCGCTGTTCGGCAAGGCCCATACGGTGATGGCCGAAGGCGGCTGCGCGGCGTCGATGGGCAACGCCAACTCGAACGACAACTGGCAGACGCACTTCAAAGACACGATGCGGGGCGGCAAGTTCCTGAACAACTGGCGGATGGCCGAGCTGCATGCGCGGGAGGCCCCGGACCGGGTGTGGGAACTGGAAACCTACGGGGCGCTGTTCGACCGGACCGCGGACGGCCGGATCAGCCAGCGCAACTTCGGTGGACACACCTGGCCCCGGCTGGCCCATGTCGGTGACCGGACCGGCCTGGAATTGATCCGCACCATGCAGCAGAAGATCGTCTCGCTGCAGCAGGAGGACTACGCCGAGACCGGCGACTACGAGTCCCGGATCAAGATTTTCGCCGAGTGCACGATCACCGATCTCCTGCTCGACGAGCAGCGGGTCGCCGGCGCGTTCGGCTACTGGCGCGAGTCGGGCTCGTTCGTTCTGTTCGAGACCCCGGCGGTGGTGCTGGCGACCGGTGGGATCGGCAAGTCCTACAAGGTGACCTCGAACTCCTGGGAGTACACCGGCGACGGCCACGCCCTGGCGTTGCGGGCGGGCGCGACGCTGATCAACATGGAGTTCCTGCAGTTCCACCCGACCGGGATGGTGTGGCCGCCCAGCGTCAAGGGCATCCTGGTCACCGAGGGCGTCCGCGGTGACGGCGGAGTGTTGAAGAACTCCGAGGGCAAGCGGTTCATGTTCGACTACATCCCGCCGGTGTTCAAAGGTCAGTATGCGGAGACCGAAGCCGAAGCGGACAAGTGGCTGGCCGACAACGATTCGGCCCGCCGCACCCCCGACCTGCTCCCCCGGGACGAGGTGGCTCGGGCGATCAATTCCGAGGTCAAGGCCGGTCGCAACAGCCCGCACGGCGGGGTCTACCTCGACATCGCATCCCGACTGCCGGCCGAGGAGATCCGGCGGCGGCTGCCGTCGATGTATCACCAGTTCAAAGAGCTGGCCGACGTGGATATCACGGCCGAACCGATGGAGGTCGGCCCGACCTGCCACTACGTGATGGGTGGCATCGAGGTCGACCCGGACACGGCCGCCGCCACGATCTCCGGCATCTTCGCCGCGGGCGAATGCTCCGGCGGCATGCACGGATCGAACCGGCTCGGCGGCAATTCGCTGTCGGATCTGTTGGTGTTCGGTCGCCGTGCCGGGCTGGGCGCGGCCGGCTATGTGCAGGGCCTCACGCGTCGGCCGACCGTATCCACCACCGATCTGACCGCAGCCATCGCGACCGCGCTGGCGCCGTTCGAGCGCGCGGTCGACGCGCCCGACAGCGAAAACCCGTACACCGTGCACGCGGAGCTGCAACAGACCATGAACGACCTGGTCGGCATCATCCGTAAACCGGAGGAGATGCGCGAGGCGATCCGCCGGCTCGGCGAGCTGCGGGACCGCTACCGCCGGGTCGCGGTAGCCGGCGACCGACACTTCAACCCCGGCTGGCACCTGGCGCTCGACCTGCGCAACATGCTGCTGATCAGCGAGTGCGTCGCCGAGGCCGCGCTGCTGCGCACCGAGTCCCGCGGTGGGCATACCCGCGACGACTTTCCGGCGATGGATCCGAATTGGCGCAACACCCTGCTGGTCTGCTCGATCGACCAGGCCGGACGAGCCGCCGACCCGCTGGTGCCACGGGTCACGGTGACGCTCGAGGAGCAGAAACCGATGCAGCCGGAACTGCTGGCCCTGTTCGACTTGGAGGAACTGGGCAAGTACTACACCGACGAAGAACTGGCCGGACATCCCGGCTCGGAAGGGTCGCGTTGAAATGAGTGACGCCAAATGACGTACCAGGGACAGTTCCGGGTCTGGCGCGGCGACCAGGACGGCGGCGAACTGCAGGACTATACGGTCGAGGTGAACGAGGGCGAGGTCGTCCTCGACATCATCCATCGGCTCCAGGCCACCCAAGCCCCCGATCTGGCGGTGCGGTGGAACTGCAAGGCCGGCAAGTGCGGGTCGTGTTCGGCCGAGGTGAACGGCCGGCCGCGGCTGCTCTGCATGACCCGCATGTCGACCTTCACCGAGACCGACCTGATCACGGTGACCCCGCTGCGCGCCTTCCCGGTGGAGAAGGATCTGGTCACCGACGTGTCGTTCAACTACACCAAGGCGCGTGAGGTCCCCTCGTTCACCCCACCCGCCGAT
Above is a genomic segment from Skermania piniformis containing:
- a CDS encoding fumarate reductase/succinate dehydrogenase flavoprotein subunit; the encoded protein is MTEVDRHSYGAQPYDVHPYDVVVIGAGGAGLRAVIEARERGLSVAVVCKSLFGKAHTVMAEGGCAASMGNANSNDNWQTHFKDTMRGGKFLNNWRMAELHAREAPDRVWELETYGALFDRTADGRISQRNFGGHTWPRLAHVGDRTGLELIRTMQQKIVSLQQEDYAETGDYESRIKIFAECTITDLLLDEQRVAGAFGYWRESGSFVLFETPAVVLATGGIGKSYKVTSNSWEYTGDGHALALRAGATLINMEFLQFHPTGMVWPPSVKGILVTEGVRGDGGVLKNSEGKRFMFDYIPPVFKGQYAETEAEADKWLADNDSARRTPDLLPRDEVARAINSEVKAGRNSPHGGVYLDIASRLPAEEIRRRLPSMYHQFKELADVDITAEPMEVGPTCHYVMGGIEVDPDTAAATISGIFAAGECSGGMHGSNRLGGNSLSDLLVFGRRAGLGAAGYVQGLTRRPTVSTTDLTAAIATALAPFERAVDAPDSENPYTVHAELQQTMNDLVGIIRKPEEMREAIRRLGELRDRYRRVAVAGDRHFNPGWHLALDLRNMLLISECVAEAALLRTESRGGHTRDDFPAMDPNWRNTLLVCSIDQAGRAADPLVPRVTVTLEEQKPMQPELLALFDLEELGKYYTDEELAGHPGSEGSR